A stretch of DNA from Myxococcales bacterium:
GCCTCAGATTCCGGGAACTCTCGCACCGCTTGACGAAGGGTCGAGCCCCTGCGATCCCGCCGTTTACTCCTGCGTGCAATCTCGATCTGTTGTTCTGCGGCCTTCTCTACGAGTTCGCTGCGTTCTTCGGGATCGAAGCGCGGAAAATAATCCGCCATGCGAAGTGCGGCGTTCCAGTTTTTACGCTTCGACTCATAGTCGAATAGCCAGCGCGAGAGTTCGTCTTTGTAGTAACCCTCGGGTTCGCGATCGAGGTAGCGATACGCCGTGATCGCCACAGGTCGATCGAAATCGGGTTTTTCGCTGATTGGCGAGAAGATCAATCGAACAGGCGCGAAGAGCACGGTGTTGACTAGCAGGGGGAGGTCGAGCAACCAGGCGAAGGGTTGGGGCAATCTCCGGTAACGCGGGCCCTGGGCGAACGGACCGAAGATGCGCCAAAGCACCTCGTTCTTGCGCTGAATGCGCTTTACCCGTTCGAATCTTCCGTAGGGGTTCTGTGCGGAATCTCGAACCAGTGTACGGGCGTGACGCGCCATTGAATGTTGGCCGGGGTCTCGGCCCGCGAGATCGCGCAATCGATCCCAGCTCGCCACCTCGTCTCCGCGTTCGGCCAGCGCGGTGGCGGCGACGTAGACGCCCACGTCCGCATATTCATCGATGCGCGATAGCGATAGCCCATGGCTGCCAAGATCCGAACCCGCGAGCAGCAGCCCGGTAGCATGAGTCGCGTCCTCGAGGCTCAAGCGGTCGAACGCCACTTCCTGACTGCGAATCCTCTCACTGCGTTCGTGTTCAATCGCGAGTCTCGCCCGATCGGCGAGCTTGGCTGCTTTCTTGTTTTCCGGGTCAGTCTCCAGCGCGCTCTCGGCCAGCCATTTGGCGGCGCGCTTGTTGTCGTTCTTCATGGCGAGATTGGAACGGAAGACGATCTTCTTTGCCTGCTCGCGGTTGAGTTTGCGTCGAGCCTTTTCGATTTGACGCGCAACCTCCGGAGCTTCTTCCGAGTCGGGAAAGTGCGCCAGGAATCGTTCGCGGTGAACCAGTGCCTGACGCCACTGCAACGGGAAGGCGTCGCGTTCGTTGAGCCCTGCCAGGTAGTTCGCCACGCTGTTGGCGAGGTAGTAGGGCGTGAGGAGGCCTCCGCTCAAAAGAGACTGGCTCAGCGGTTCTGCGACCGCGTTGTAGGTATCGGCCCAAAGCGATTCGAACGAATCCCGGATCCGCCGTCGAGCCAGGCGCAGGGAGTCGTCGGCCACACATTCTTCGAGTCGGCTGTCGAGCCGCGGGTCGTCGTGAACGCCGCTCTTCTTGATCTCTCGCATGAGCGCCATACAAGCGGCGCGGTATTCCACGGGGTCGTCGAGGGTCGAGTTGCGCAAGTCGACACTCATCGGGATGCGGCGCGCGAGCTTGCGTTCGGGCTCGAGTCCGTCTTCCGCGAGTTTCCGCAGCCTTGCGAGACTGCTCTCTATACCGTTGCGGTCGCTCTGCAGTGCGGCGCGGATCAGGTCGCGGCTGGCGAGATCGCTGTCGCTCGGCTGCAGGGCAGCCATGGGGACCAGGGGCGTGAGGATGTTGTCCTCGACGATTTGTGCGGGGGTTGTGCAAGCGAGCGCGCTCATGCTGGCTGCAAAGCCCAAGGCGAAAAGAACCCGCGCTTTTACGGCTCGTCTACTTACAGTTCGTCTACTGGGCAAAGCGATCGCGATCCACGCGGAGGGTAAAGGCCAAGAATGCTTCGAGTCGCCGCGTCGCCTCGAGCTTCTCACTGGTTCCATCCTGGGCGGCGACCGTGCGGTATAGACCCACGGCGGCGTCCACCAGTTCCTGAAATTTGGGTGGGTCAAAGTGCAAACTCTCGGGTGGCACGGCTTGTACGTACTCCCGTGAAATCGTGGCGTAGAGATCCGCGAGTTCGAGCATGTGCTGGCGTCGGTTTTGACTTGCGCCGTGACGCGTGAGCAGCTTCTGGAGTTCTGCCACGGAGCGAATCGAACCGTCGGGGATCACGTGTCGCAGGGCCAGGAAGTAGTGGCTGCGGATCACGTCCGCGCGCTCGATCTCCTGTCGAATTACGGCTCGGTAGTGGGAGTTGGGTTGGTGGGAAGTATCGAGTCCCGCCAAGATGTTGAGCAGTTCGGCGATGCGCCGGTCGAGCTGGACCACGACTTCGTCGGTATCCATGCTCAACGGCACCACAACGGCTGCGACCGGGTCCGGGAGATCGATGCCAATTTGGTTCGCCGCGTAAATGGCTTCGCATATGTTTGCACTGCGCAGCGCTTCGTCGCGCAGTTCCCGGTCCTTGCGCGCGGCTTCGCGATACAAACGAGCGGCGAGGTCGAAGCCCCGCAAACGCTCGAGACTGCGCGCCTTAGAAAAATCGATCACCGCATCCATGTAGCCACTGCGCAGTTCGTCGCTGTGAATTCGCTCGATGTTCTCGAGGCGGAGCAACGTCGAGCGATAGACATTCCGGCCGGTGAAGTCGCGACCGGGAGGGAAGCGGTACGTGTCGTCGGGAACGTGTCGTCGCAGCACGGCGACAATTTCGGTGAGGCTCTCCGCCGGGTCGTAGATCGCAGCGGCTCTACGCTTGGTATATGGCGTGCACCCGGTGAGGAATAATCCCAGGACTAATCCCAGGACTACTCCAAGGACCACGCCCCGGATCGGGAGTGCAACCAAATTTTGATCTGCGAGGCGCAATACGGGGTCCTTCTCCCAAAGACCTGAAGCATCGAGCCGCCTGCGCTGCGGTCAGCGGGCGGTGCGCTTGCTACTCGACGCGGTTCTAGGTTTCGCGCCGGATTTGGTTTTGGCCTTGGTTTTCTTTTTGCGCTTGCTCGAATTGCGATCGCGCTGGGCAGATTTTGCAGCCTTGGGCTGAACCAGGAGATTCAGCATCTTTTCGGTTGCAATCACCGCAGCGTTCAGCTGATCGGTATCGACACCACTGGTGGTGAACACGCCCGCGTTGTTGCGGCCCGCTGCCTGGTTCCAGGTGATGATGGTTTCGACAATGGCGCCGGTCTTGCCGCCCGGCGGAATGCGCACGCGAAAGTCTTCGAGTGCCGGGACTTCGAGTTCAAAGCTCTTCACGGCTTTCTTGATCGCATTCATGAAAGCGTCGTAGCCGCCGTCTCCGGTCGCGGTCGCCTTCTCGATTCGGCCGTGAAAGCTCACAGCTACATCGGCTTCGGGGATTTCGTCGCTGCTGATCGAAACCTGGAAACGTTCGACGCGCACCAGTTGTTCGCCGGTGGATTTGAGCACATCGTTGATGATGTAGGGCAGGTCTTCCATCGAGACCGTGTGCTTGCGATCGCCGAGTTCGATCACCCGCTTGAGCACCAGGTTGCGGTTGGCGCTGCTCAGTTGAACCCCCAGCGCTTCGAGGTTGTGATCCAGCGAAGCTTTGCCCGAGAGCTTTCCGAGCGCGTAACGTCGCGCGCGCCCAAAACGACCCGGCGCGAGTCTGGTGCCGTAAAGGTCGCCCTTGGCGTCGCCGTCCGCGTGAATGCCCGCGGTCTGGGTGAATACATCGCGCCCCACGATCGGAGTGTTGGCCGAGATGTCTTTGCCTGTATAAGTCGCCACGATCTGTGAGACACCGGCCAGCCGAGATTCGACGACGCCAGTTTCAAGCGACGTGTGGTCGTGAATGGCGGCCACCACTTCGGCCAGGCTCGTGTTGCCCGAACGCTCTCCCATGCCGTTTACGCTGGTATGAACTCCCCGCGCTCCGGCGCGCAGGGCCACTAGGCAATTCGCCACCGCGAGTCCGTAGTCGTTGTGGCCGTGGAATTCGAAGTCGACCTCGGGCCAGGTAGAGACCATCAGGTCGACGTAGCGGGCGGTGTCGTCCGGCGCAAAAATGCCGAGGGTGTCGGGCAGATACACTCGAGCGACGCGCAACTCGCGAAGCAAATTCACCAGGGCAAAAACGTAGTCAAACGAATCTTTGACTCCATGTGACCAGTCTTCGAGGTAGACGTTTACGGTCATGCGCTTGCGGCGGGCATAGCGGATCGTTTTCTCGATCTGAGCGCGATGCTCTTCGGGGGTCATGCGCAGCTGCACACGGCAGTGTCGCTCGCTGCCCTTGGTCAGCAGGTTGATCACCTTGCCCCCCGCACTCGCGATCCAATCGACGGAAGTTGCACCGTCGCAGTAGCCCAGCATCTCGATCCGCTGGATCACCCGGTTCTTGCGC
This window harbors:
- a CDS encoding 2-isopropylmalate synthase; protein product: MSTGLNKDGSSNRASEFQEPRYIAVMDTTLRDGEQTPNVSYTPEEKLLIARRLLLEVEVDRIEVASTRVSDGEYESATLICNWARKNRVIQRIEMLGYCDGATSVDWIASAGGKVINLLTKGSERHCRVQLRMTPEEHRAQIEKTIRYARRKRMTVNVYLEDWSHGVKDSFDYVFALVNLLRELRVARVYLPDTLGIFAPDDTARYVDLMVSTWPEVDFEFHGHNDYGLAVANCLVALRAGARGVHTSVNGMGERSGNTSLAEVVAAIHDHTSLETGVVESRLAGVSQIVATYTGKDISANTPIVGRDVFTQTAGIHADGDAKGDLYGTRLAPGRFGRARRYALGKLSGKASLDHNLEALGVQLSSANRNLVLKRVIELGDRKHTVSMEDLPYIINDVLKSTGEQLVRVERFQVSISSDEIPEADVAVSFHGRIEKATATGDGGYDAFMNAIKKAVKSFELEVPALEDFRVRIPPGGKTGAIVETIITWNQAAGRNNAGVFTTSGVDTDQLNAAVIATEKMLNLLVQPKAAKSAQRDRNSSKRKKKTKAKTKSGAKPRTASSSKRTAR